One Acidobacteriota bacterium genomic window carries:
- a CDS encoding ATPase yields MAYFLGIDGGQSHTTALVADAQGRIVGCGHAGASNHTRAPGGRERLTNAVNQAVGTALRQAGLIEPQEVRAFRFVSAYLALTGVPEDKVAIVNELLSAEFLKVDHDAPGALAGAHAGQPGVIVLAGTGSVACGEAFDTRGARRYVRVGGRGYLFADEGSAFAIARQALALALRRADRVDGYDELQTALLEYFARPDLPSISEDVYADVISRDQLAGFAVVVAALAERSVSAAQPLLDQAADDLAELAEAVTQRLQASEPLAVSYHGGVFKSTHLFAQFRAALARRLPHARLVTPRFTASVGALLLAYRQAGITITPQLLDQLERFAITFMGAACAGTVPRA; encoded by the coding sequence ATGGCGTACTTTTTAGGGATTGATGGCGGACAGAGCCACACCACGGCGTTGGTTGCCGATGCGCAGGGGCGCATTGTGGGTTGTGGACACGCGGGTGCAAGCAATCACACCCGCGCGCCGGGCGGACGCGAACGGCTGACCAACGCCGTTAATCAGGCAGTTGGTACGGCGTTGCGGCAGGCCGGGTTAATTGAACCGCAGGAGGTGCGCGCGTTCCGATTCGTGAGCGCCTATCTCGCGCTGACCGGTGTACCCGAAGACAAAGTCGCCATCGTCAACGAATTGCTTTCCGCTGAATTTCTGAAAGTAGACCACGATGCACCGGGCGCGTTGGCGGGCGCGCACGCAGGTCAGCCGGGCGTGATCGTGTTGGCGGGCACGGGTTCAGTGGCGTGCGGCGAAGCGTTTGATACACGCGGCGCACGGCGTTACGTGCGCGTCGGCGGACGGGGTTATCTGTTCGCTGATGAAGGCAGCGCCTTTGCCATCGCGCGGCAGGCCTTGGCGCTGGCGTTGCGGCGGGCGGATCGTGTTGATGGTTACGACGAATTGCAGACCGCGCTGCTTGAATATTTCGCGCGGCCCGACCTGCCCAGCATCAGCGAAGACGTTTATGCCGACGTAATCTCGCGCGATCAATTGGCTGGCTTTGCCGTCGTGGTGGCGGCGCTGGCCGAACGCAGCGTCAGCGCGGCGCAACCATTGCTTGACCAGGCGGCGGATGATTTGGCCGAGTTGGCCGAAGCCGTCACGCAGCGTTTGCAAGCCAGCGAGCCGCTCGCTGTCTCGTATCACGGCGGCGTTTTCAAGAGCACCCATCTGTTTGCGCAATTCCGCGCCGCCCTTGCCCGGCGCTTGCCGCACGCGCGCCTTGTCACCCCGCGTTTCACTGCGTCCGTTGGCGCATTACTGTTGGCGTATCGGCAGGCCGGCATAACCATCACTCCCCAACTACTCGACCAATTAGAGCGGTTTGCAATTACGTTTATGGGAGCAGCTTGTGCCGGGACGGTACCGCGCGCGTGA
- a CDS encoding N-acetylmannosamine-6-phosphate 2-epimerase, producing MLQGGLIVSCQAPAGSPLNDPYIISALALTAEQHGAVGVRIKHAEQVAATRARVHVPVIGLDKVECAASPVYITPTFASAERLAASGADIIATDATLRPRPNGETLDVLIRRIQDELHKPVLADVATLDEGLHAADCGAAFVATTLCGYTEETAGMNLPAFDLLEKLAARLTLPVICEGGVSTPKDVRRAFDCGAFAVVVGTAITGVGQLVGRIVTATPRATPR from the coding sequence ATGTTGCAAGGCGGACTCATTGTCTCTTGCCAGGCCCCAGCCGGTTCGCCGCTCAACGATCCCTACATCATCAGCGCGCTGGCCTTGACGGCTGAACAACACGGCGCGGTGGGCGTGCGCATCAAACACGCCGAGCAAGTCGCGGCGACCCGCGCGCGCGTTCACGTCCCAGTGATTGGTTTGGATAAAGTCGAATGCGCCGCTTCACCGGTTTACATCACGCCGACGTTCGCCAGCGCCGAGCGCCTCGCCGCCAGCGGAGCCGACATCATCGCGACCGATGCCACGCTGCGCCCACGCCCCAACGGCGAAACGCTGGATGTACTGATCCGGCGCATTCAAGACGAATTGCACAAACCCGTGCTAGCCGACGTGGCGACGCTCGACGAAGGCTTGCACGCGGCGGATTGCGGCGCGGCCTTCGTGGCGACGACGTTGTGCGGTTATACCGAAGAGACGGCGGGTATGAATTTGCCCGCGTTTGACTTGCTGGAAAAACTGGCCGCACGACTGACCCTGCCGGTGATTTGCGAAGGCGGCGTGAGTACGCCGAAAGACGTGCGGCGCGCCTTCGATTGCGGCGCGTTTGCGGTGGTAGTGGGGACGGCGATTACGGGCGTTGGGCAGTTGGTTGGCCGCATTGTAACAGCTACCCCACGCGCTACTCCGCGATGA
- a CDS encoding phosphoribosylglycinamide formyltransferase, producing MKRIGILISGRGSNMLALAEAVRAGRIPDAEIALVISNVADAGGLAKAAELGIPTCVLDHRGKTREEHDRALAEHLHAAQVDVVCLAGYMRLLSPWFIGEFQHRVLNIHPSLLPAFPGLHAQRQALDYGVKFSGCTVHLVDEHLDHGPIIKQAVVPVLPDDTEDSLSARILMEEHRVYAEAVALLLKAGERIDGRRFIAE from the coding sequence ATGAAACGCATTGGCATTCTCATCTCTGGCCGCGGTTCCAACATGCTCGCGCTGGCCGAAGCCGTCCGCGCCGGGCGCATCCCCGACGCCGAAATCGCGCTCGTCATCAGCAACGTTGCCGATGCGGGCGGATTGGCGAAAGCCGCCGAACTCGGCATTCCCACCTGCGTGCTCGACCATCGCGGCAAAACCCGCGAAGAGCACGACCGCGCGCTGGCTGAACACCTGCACGCCGCGCAGGTGGATGTCGTCTGCCTGGCGGGTTACATGCGCCTGCTCTCGCCCTGGTTCATCGGCGAATTCCAGCATCGCGTGCTCAACATTCACCCTTCGCTGCTGCCCGCCTTTCCCGGCTTGCACGCCCAACGCCAGGCGCTGGATTACGGCGTCAAGTTTTCGGGCTGCACCGTGCATCTGGTGGATGAACACCTCGACCACGGCCCGATCATCAAACAGGCTGTCGTGCCGGTGTTGCCGGACGATACCGAAGATTCGTTGTCGGCGCGAATTTTGATGGAAGAACATCGGGTTTATGCGGAGGCGGTGGCGCTGCTGCTGAAGGCGGGAGAAAGAATTGACGGCCGCCGCTTCATCGCGGAGTAG